One Sciurus carolinensis chromosome 10, mSciCar1.2, whole genome shotgun sequence genomic window carries:
- the Sowahb gene encoding ankyrin repeat domain-containing protein SOWAHB: protein MALELSQEALLDFLCQAGGRVTNAALLSHFKSFLRDPDAPPSQHQHRRELFKGFVNSVAAVRQDPDGTKYVVLKRRYRDLLGEEGLQRPRDSPTAAAPAGGAAPCSPPGARRGEQQPPQSRRRRREKEPEEEPAGTAAGAASAGCNGLPASSAREAAWEDCGGRLSSGQRAPVPVATAAAAARCAAAETQGRCCWECLQNSLGEVAEVPLLRAFPDPATAKEKPVRAQPAQHDCGAPRQLWEGARAEPTRVPATPGSPPATVEAVGCRASPPALLARPTSPGDRPELLAPASPHHSTLQLQQQRTREWVARYPQMPEARNQGPIRSWSVLPDNFLQIPLEPNLRVSETKSSLSELPLNSHSLFPVVPDESCGSWPGNSPQTVFRSIRCQLSLQDLDDFVDQESHGSEESSSGPKESPGGSEEGLQVALGTPVWGKFQNLAGGPSVPPKEGSPRNPQGLRNRGDGHTSQQVPTGAKGLPCRPQELLPWPAPKLRRSLRRSSRARRAKLSSSDEEYLDEDLLKRHRRPPRPRKPSKAGTMPSPRVDAALTLILADTKVSSGNGPAAVIPHRTSEHKSSLVPLDAREHDWIVKLASGSWIQVLTLFWEDPQLALRKDFLTGYTALHWIAKHGNLRALQDLVSGAQKAGIVLDVNVRSSCGYTPLHLAAIHGHQGVIKLLVQKLSSRVNVRDSSGKKPWQYLTSNTSGEIWQLLGAPRGKPIFSVYPLIQSSSPTRKAKSRDVSRNVTRKTSLAAILKSQHNKWKLANQYEKFPTLRGREECSD from the coding sequence ATGGCCCTAGAACTGAGCCAGGAGGCACTACTGGACTTTCTGTGCCAGGCTGGGGGCCGAGTGACCAACGCCGCCTTGCTGAGCCACTTCAAGAGCTTTCTCCGAGACCCCGACGCACCCCCAAGTCAGCACCAGCATCGCCGCGAGCTCTTCAAGGGTTTCGTCAACTCAGTCGCCGCAGTGCGCCAGGACCCCGACGGCACCAAGTACGTGGTGCTCAAGAGGAGGTATAGGGACCTTTTGGGGGAGGAGGGGCTGCAGCGACCCCGCGACTCGCCTACAGCCGCCGCCCCTGCAGGGGGAGCTGCGCCCTGCTCCCCACCAGGCGCACGCCGCGGGGAGCAGCAGCCACCGCAGTCTCGGAGGCGGCGGCGTGAGAAGGAGCCGGAGGAGGAGCCAGCAGGTACTGCAGCCGGAGCCGCGAGCGCAGGTTGCAATGGACTCCCGGCCAGCAGCGCCCGGGAGGCGGCCTGGGAAGACTGCGGCGGGAGGCTCAGCTCTGGCCAAAGAGCTCCGGTGCCCGTGGCTACCGCGGCAGCTGCAGCCAGGTGTGCGGCGGCGGAGACGCAGGGCCGCTGCTGCTGGGAATGTCTCCAGAACAGCCTGGGGGAGGTCGCGGAAGTGCCGCTGCTCCGAGCATTCCCAGACCCTGCCACAGCCAAGGAGAAGCCCGTTCGAGCTCAGCCTGCTCAGCATGACTGCGGGGCTCCAAGGCAGCTGTGGGAAGGCGCGCGGGCTGAGCCCACGCGGGTGCCTGCAACGCCCGGCTCACCTCCCGCCACCGTCGAAGCTGTTGGGTGCCGGGCATCTCCTCCAGCTCTCCTGGCCCGCCCCACCTCCCCAGGAGACCGACCAGAGCTGTTGGCCCCGGCTTCCCCGCACCATTCCACTCTGCAACTGCAGCAGCAGCGCACTCGAGAATGGGTGGCCAGATACCCTCAGATGCCCGAGGCCCGGAACCAGGGCCCCATTCGGTCCTGGTCGGTACTGCCGGACAACTTTCTCCAAATACCCTTGGAACCAAACTTAAGGGTCTCGGAGACTAAATCATCGCTGTCAGAGCTCCCTCTTAActctcattctctttttcctgTGGTTCCTGATGAGTCCTGTGGTTCGTGGCCAGGGAATTCTCCACAGACTGTCTTTCGTAGCATTCGTTGTCAGTTGTCCCTCCAAGATCTGGATGACTTTGTGGACCAGGAGAGCCATGGCAGTGAGGAGAGCAGCAGTGGGCCCAAAGAGTCCCCTGGGGGTTCTGAAGAGGGGTTGCAAGTTGCCTTGGGAACCCCAGTTTGGGGAAAGTTCCAGAATCTAGCTGGGGGCCCATCTGTACCCCCAAAGGAAGGCAGCCCCAGGAACCCTCAGGGCCTCAGAAACAGAGGGGATGGTCATACCTCTCAGCAGGTTCCAACAGGGGCTAAAGGCCTCCCATGCCGCCCCCAGGAGCTTTTGCCCTGGCCAGCTCCCAAGTTAAGGAGGTCTCTCAGAAGGAGCTCCCGGGCAAGGAGAGCCAAACTATCCTCCTCTGACGAAGAGTACCTTGATGAAGACTTGCTGAAAAGGCATCGGCGCCCACCTCGGCCAAGAAAACCTTCCAAGGCAGGAACCATGCCCAGCCCAAGGGTGGATGCAGCTTTGACACTGATACTGGCAGACACTAAGGTCTCCAGTGGGAATGGGCCTGCAGCCGTGATACCCCACAGAACTTCTGAGCACAAGTCATCACTAGTCCCCCTAGATGCCAGGGAGCATGACTGGATTGTGAAGCTTGCCAGTGGCTCTTGGATTCAGGTGTTGACATTGTTTTGGGAGGACCCTCAGTTGGCTTTGAGAAAAGACTTCTTGACTGGGTACACTGCCTTGCACTGGATAGCCAAACATGGCAACCTCCGGGCCCTTCAGGACTTGGTTTCAGGAGCACAGAAGGCAGGGATTGTGCTTGATGTAAATGTGAGGTCTAGTTGTGGGTATACCCCACTACACCTTGCAGCCATTCATGGCCACCAGGGGGTCATCAAACTGCTAGTGCAAAAGTTGTCTTCTCGGGTGAATGTTCGGGACAGCAGTGGCAAGAAACCATGGCAATATCTGACCAGTAATACCTCTGGGGAAATATGGCAGCTACTAGGAGCTCCTCGAGGCAAGCCCATTTTCTCCGTATATCCTTTAATCCAAAGCTCTTCCCCCACTAGGAAGGCCAAGAGCCGGGATGTATCTAGAAATGTCACCCGAAAGACTTCCTTGGCCGCAATACTCAAAAGTCAGCACAACAAATGGAAACTGGCCAACCAGTATGAGAAATTCCCCACTCTACGGGGAAGAGAAGAGTGTAGTGACTGA